The following are from one region of the Longimicrobiaceae bacterium genome:
- a CDS encoding HNH endonuclease — MGCLTLNASFEPLTMLPVERALRLVIDRKAEVLEIDDARIFRSERSTLPCPVVIRLVRFVHVPRRFRRQVTNTFLFARDGYRCQYCGRHRSALRSREFLTRDHVEPLSSGGDNSWENVVTACSTCNNRKANHSLAASGMRLLSVPREPNHVELVWAVRRITEVQAKYIAMFYGEDVLAALQRHEPHAA, encoded by the coding sequence ATGGGGTGTCTCACGCTCAACGCGTCGTTCGAACCGCTGACGATGCTCCCCGTGGAGCGGGCCCTCCGTCTGGTCATCGACCGCAAGGCGGAGGTGCTGGAGATCGACGACGCCCGGATCTTTCGGTCCGAGCGGAGCACCCTGCCGTGCCCCGTGGTCATCCGCCTGGTGCGCTTCGTCCACGTGCCGCGCCGCTTCCGGCGGCAGGTGACGAACACTTTCCTCTTTGCCCGCGACGGTTATCGCTGCCAGTACTGCGGACGGCACCGGTCGGCGCTGCGCAGCCGGGAGTTCCTCACCCGCGACCACGTCGAGCCGCTCTCCTCCGGAGGGGACAACTCCTGGGAGAACGTCGTCACCGCCTGCTCGACCTGCAACAACCGCAAGGCGAACCACTCGCTCGCCGCCTCGGGGATGCGATTGCTCTCGGTGCCGCGTGAGCCCAACCACGTGGAACTGGTCTGGGCGGTCCGGCGAATCACCGAGGTTCAGGCAAAATACATCGCGATGTTCTACGGAGAGGACGTGCTGGCGGCGCTGCAGAGGCACGAGCCGCACGCAGCCTGA
- the priA gene encoding primosomal protein N', giving the protein MQREGRAEANSKFKIQNSKFRRFVRVALPLPVFRTFTYAVPEDEEARAVPGARVLVPFHRGERIGWIESVAEEADVPRVKQIQGVIDAEPTAPPVLLQLCRWIADYYVAPLGQVIRTALPAALCDSSTDYVSLRDDSAVARSALTPLQVTLLDWLREKEGPQAIARLRRERGDRAWWPAIRRLADDGVIEITQEPPREQPPVLTRRLLRLTQELPSLREREEVFGRARRQRECFETLESLGGVAETAHLTGHLGFSHAVLAGLVRRGVAEIVEEEVPRDPYARIVPGEAPDLRPTPAQQQVIEALIAAARSCDGSTHLLRGVTGSGKTLVYIELLREVVDRQGRTAIVLVPEISLTPQTVGRFKAVFGDRVAVLHSALSDGERYDEWRALRSGSKRIVVGARSAIFAPLPDLGAIVVDEEHEGSYKQGEGPRYHAREVAVVRARLERAVCLLGSATPSLESWSNAVRGKYNLLELPGRVGGQPLPPIRVVDLRAERKRLRHEGGAALPSAGILSADLVDAIEARIRRGEQTILLLNRRGYASFVQCRDCGHVWHCPHCNVSLTYHRRRARITCHYCLHEEPLPNRCSACGSRDLSFRGVGTEQVERAVGEVFPTARIARMDVDTTSGKWAHHEILGRVERGEVDILLGTQMIAKGLDFPNVTLVGVINADVGINLPDFRASERTFQLLTQVAGRAGRGSRGGEVIVQTSLPTHYVIACAQQHDFLGFTEKELASRQAPRYPPFARLVNVVVSGTEETATQEGATVAAEWLGGLFAKRGVSEVELVGPAPCPIDRIRGRWRWHLLLRSSSPGLLGRVTRYFAQRFDLPSGRADLRVTIDRDPVALL; this is encoded by the coding sequence ATGCAACGCGAGGGGCGTGCGGAGGCCAATTCAAAATTCAAAATTCAAAATTCAAAATTCCGGCGCTTCGTTCGAGTCGCTCTGCCTCTGCCTGTCTTCCGCACCTTCACTTACGCCGTTCCGGAGGATGAGGAGGCGAGGGCGGTGCCGGGGGCGCGGGTGCTGGTTCCGTTTCATCGGGGGGAGCGGATCGGGTGGATCGAGAGCGTAGCGGAGGAGGCGGACGTTCCGCGGGTGAAGCAGATCCAGGGGGTGATCGACGCGGAGCCGACCGCGCCTCCGGTGCTGCTGCAGCTCTGTCGCTGGATCGCCGACTACTACGTGGCGCCGCTGGGTCAGGTGATCCGTACCGCTCTCCCCGCCGCTCTGTGCGATAGCTCCACCGACTACGTCTCGCTGCGCGACGACAGTGCGGTGGCCCGCTCCGCGCTGACGCCGCTTCAGGTCACGCTCCTCGACTGGCTGCGCGAGAAGGAGGGGCCGCAGGCGATCGCGCGGCTGCGTCGCGAGCGGGGAGATCGCGCCTGGTGGCCGGCGATCCGCCGGCTCGCCGACGACGGGGTGATCGAGATCACCCAGGAGCCGCCCCGCGAGCAGCCTCCCGTCCTGACGCGGCGGCTGCTCCGCCTCACCCAGGAGCTCCCCTCGCTACGCGAGCGCGAGGAGGTGTTCGGGCGCGCACGACGCCAGCGCGAATGCTTCGAGACGCTCGAATCGCTCGGTGGGGTGGCGGAGACCGCGCACCTCACCGGGCATCTCGGCTTCTCGCACGCGGTGTTGGCGGGGCTGGTCCGCCGCGGGGTGGCCGAGATCGTCGAGGAGGAGGTGCCCCGCGACCCATACGCGCGCATCGTCCCCGGTGAGGCGCCCGACCTGCGGCCGACGCCCGCGCAGCAGCAGGTGATCGAGGCGCTGATCGCCGCGGCACGGAGCTGCGACGGGTCGACCCACCTGCTGCGCGGGGTCACCGGCTCAGGCAAGACGCTCGTCTACATCGAGCTGCTTCGCGAGGTGGTGGACCGGCAGGGTCGCACCGCCATCGTGCTCGTCCCGGAGATCTCCCTCACCCCGCAGACGGTGGGGCGCTTCAAGGCGGTCTTCGGCGACCGGGTGGCGGTGCTGCACTCCGCGCTCTCGGACGGGGAGAGGTACGACGAGTGGCGGGCGCTGCGGAGTGGCTCCAAGCGGATCGTGGTGGGGGCGCGCTCGGCGATCTTCGCCCCGCTACCCGACCTGGGGGCCATCGTCGTCGACGAAGAGCACGAAGGGTCGTACAAGCAGGGAGAGGGGCCGCGCTACCACGCCCGCGAAGTGGCGGTAGTACGTGCACGATTGGAGAGGGCAGTGTGCCTGCTCGGCTCGGCGACGCCTTCGCTGGAGAGCTGGTCCAACGCGGTACGCGGCAAGTACAATCTGCTCGAGCTACCCGGTCGGGTAGGCGGGCAGCCGCTTCCCCCGATTCGCGTAGTGGACTTGCGTGCGGAGCGCAAGCGGCTCCGCCACGAAGGCGGCGCTGCCCTCCCCAGCGCGGGGATCCTGAGCGCCGACCTCGTCGACGCGATCGAGGCGCGCATCCGCAGAGGGGAGCAGACGATCCTGCTGTTGAATCGTCGCGGGTACGCGAGCTTCGTCCAGTGCCGGGACTGCGGCCACGTCTGGCACTGCCCCCACTGCAACGTCTCGCTGACCTATCACCGCCGCAGGGCGCGCATCACCTGTCACTACTGCCTGCACGAGGAGCCATTGCCGAACCGCTGCTCGGCATGCGGGTCGCGGGATCTGAGCTTTCGCGGGGTGGGGACGGAGCAGGTGGAGAGGGCGGTGGGAGAGGTCTTCCCGACCGCGCGAATCGCGCGGATGGACGTGGACACCACCTCCGGCAAGTGGGCGCACCACGAGATCCTCGGGCGGGTGGAGCGAGGCGAGGTCGACATCCTCCTCGGGACGCAGATGATCGCCAAGGGGCTCGATTTCCCCAATGTCACGCTGGTAGGGGTGATCAACGCCGACGTGGGGATCAACCTGCCCGACTTCCGTGCCTCCGAGCGCACCTTCCAGCTCCTGACCCAGGTGGCGGGACGCGCAGGGCGAGGGTCACGTGGGGGAGAGGTGATCGTGCAGACCTCGCTACCGACCCATTACGTGATCGCCTGCGCTCAGCAGCATGATTTCCTGGGGTTCACCGAGAAGGAGCTGGCGTCGCGCCAGGCGCCGCGGTACCCGCCCTTTGCGCGTTTGGTGAACGTGGTGGTGAGCGGAACCGAGGAGACCGCGACTCAGGAGGGAGCAACGGTGGCGGCAGAGTGGCTCGGGGGTCTCTTTGCCAAGCGAGGAGTCTCTGAGGTCGAGCTGGTAGGCCCCGCGCCTTGCCCGATCGACCGGATTCGAGGGCGGTGGCGCTGGCACCTCCTGCTGCGGAGCAGCTCGCCCGGTCTGCTGGGACGCGTCACACGCTATTTCGCGCAGCGTTTCGACCTGCCCTCGGGACGCGCCGACCTGCGCGTGACCATCGACCGGGACCCCGTCGCATTGCTGTAA
- a CDS encoding dipeptide epimerase — protein MGAAARDLELDFEILEYHTSDPFHIARLRSPSARHSAWIRIRDGDGLEGWGEAVAIPYYGETAQTIAAVLPRLAEAVRASAQGDPFAIQRIEAAVSASVGHTGGARAGISAALHDLVGKRLGVPVWRLLGGAPVSTISSFTIGIDEPETLRRKVRAASGYPCLKIKLGSGRDEEILALVREEAPQCRLRVDANTAWSVKEALAALPMLQDYGVEILEQPLAPDDIEGLRLLRHRSTIPVFADESCVRLHDIPRLAGSVDGVNIKLAKCGGLREALRMIHCARAHHLEVMLGCMVETTLGIAAAVQLAPFVDHLDLDGAALLTDDPFTGPGLQADGTIRFNEEAGLGVSKQQL, from the coding sequence ATGGGCGCCGCCGCGAGGGACCTCGAGCTCGACTTCGAGATTCTCGAGTACCACACGTCCGATCCCTTTCACATCGCCCGCCTGAGGAGCCCTTCGGCGCGCCATTCGGCGTGGATCCGCATCCGCGACGGCGACGGATTAGAAGGATGGGGCGAGGCCGTTGCGATTCCGTACTACGGCGAGACGGCTCAGACGATCGCGGCCGTCCTCCCGCGGCTGGCGGAGGCAGTGCGGGCGTCCGCTCAGGGCGATCCCTTCGCAATCCAACGGATCGAGGCGGCGGTGTCGGCCAGCGTGGGCCACACGGGTGGCGCCCGAGCAGGCATCTCCGCGGCCCTTCACGACCTGGTCGGCAAGCGTCTGGGCGTGCCTGTCTGGCGGCTGCTCGGGGGCGCTCCCGTCTCCACCATCTCCTCCTTCACGATCGGCATCGACGAGCCCGAGACGCTGCGCCGAAAAGTGCGCGCCGCCTCCGGGTATCCCTGCCTGAAGATCAAGCTGGGGAGCGGCCGCGACGAAGAGATCCTGGCCCTCGTCCGCGAGGAGGCACCCCAGTGTCGGTTGCGCGTGGACGCCAATACCGCGTGGAGCGTGAAGGAGGCGTTGGCGGCGCTGCCCATGCTCCAGGACTACGGGGTGGAGATACTGGAACAGCCGCTTGCGCCGGACGACATCGAGGGTCTGCGGCTGCTGCGCCACCGCTCGACCATTCCCGTCTTCGCCGATGAGAGCTGCGTCCGCCTCCACGACATTCCCCGCCTGGCGGGATCCGTGGACGGGGTGAACATCAAGCTGGCCAAGTGCGGTGGGCTGCGCGAAGCCCTGCGGATGATCCACTGCGCCCGCGCCCATCATCTCGAGGTGATGCTCGGCTGCATGGTGGAGACGACCCTGGGGATCGCTGCCGCGGTGCAGCTCGCCCCCTTCGTGGACCACCTCGACCTCGACGGCGCCGCCCTGCTCACCGACGACCCTTTCACGGGACCGGGCCTGCAGGCGGACGGCACGATTCGGTTCAACGAGGAGGCGGGACTGGGGGTAAGCAAACAGCAACTTTGA
- a CDS encoding M24 family metallopeptidase: MAVVEEAVSLDRSRLEEIQTALRELDLDGWLLYDFRGNNPVSARLLGLPAMSRRYFVLIPSRGDPIAVTHRIEQQAWRSWIGENRTYLSWRELETQVRELLARRGVLAMEYSVEDGVPYVDRIPAGVMELIRSSGVMVRSSADLVSIFYSRWSEEGLASHERAASIVAETARAAFEQIGQAIRRGETPTELSIRDWIREEFSRRGLHVGADAIVAVNANAANPHYAPSAEAHASIRANDVVLIDLWGKESEAAIYADQTWMGFVGSELPERLRTIWEAVRDARDAAIERAVSGWRSGDEVTGAAIDDAAREVITSRGFGEQFIHRTGHSIDTELHGSGPNIDNLETRDTRRLIVGVGFSIEPGIYLPGEVGFRSEVDVYVSPDGPRVTTPNPQRDPFFIQP, from the coding sequence ATGGCGGTGGTAGAGGAGGCGGTCTCGCTGGATCGCTCGCGTCTAGAGGAGATCCAGACTGCGCTGCGTGAGCTGGACCTCGACGGCTGGCTCCTGTACGACTTCCGCGGCAACAATCCGGTGTCGGCCCGCCTTCTGGGTCTGCCGGCGATGAGCCGCCGGTACTTCGTGCTCATCCCCTCGCGGGGCGACCCCATCGCCGTGACTCACCGCATCGAGCAGCAGGCGTGGCGGAGCTGGATCGGGGAGAATCGCACCTACCTCTCCTGGCGTGAGCTGGAGACGCAGGTGCGCGAGCTGCTGGCGCGGCGCGGCGTCCTGGCGATGGAGTACTCGGTCGAGGATGGTGTTCCCTACGTCGACCGGATCCCCGCCGGGGTCATGGAGCTGATCCGCTCCTCAGGCGTGATGGTGCGCTCGTCGGCCGACCTGGTGAGCATCTTCTATTCGCGCTGGAGCGAGGAGGGGCTCGCCTCGCACGAGCGGGCCGCGTCGATCGTCGCCGAGACCGCCCGCGCCGCGTTTGAGCAGATCGGGCAGGCAATCCGGCGCGGGGAAACGCCCACCGAGCTGTCCATCCGGGACTGGATCCGCGAGGAGTTCAGCCGCCGCGGGCTTCACGTGGGCGCCGACGCCATCGTCGCGGTGAACGCCAACGCCGCCAACCCGCACTACGCTCCGAGCGCCGAGGCCCACGCCTCCATCCGCGCCAATGACGTCGTGCTGATCGACCTCTGGGGGAAGGAGTCCGAAGCCGCGATCTACGCGGATCAGACGTGGATGGGCTTCGTGGGGTCCGAGCTCCCCGAGCGGCTTCGGACGATCTGGGAGGCGGTGCGCGATGCCCGCGACGCTGCGATCGAGCGTGCCGTGTCCGGGTGGCGTTCCGGTGACGAGGTGACCGGCGCGGCAATCGACGATGCGGCGCGGGAAGTGATCACCTCCCGCGGATTCGGAGAGCAGTTCATCCACCGAACCGGCCACTCCATCGATACGGAGCTCCACGGCTCGGGTCCGAACATCGACAATCTGGAGACGCGCGATACGCGCCGGCTCATCGTAGGAGTGGGCTTCTCCATCGAGCCGGGCATCTATCTCCCCGGGGAGGTCGGGTTTCGCAGCGAGGTGGACGTCTACGTATCGCCGGACGGTCCGCGCGTGACCACCCCGAATCCGCAACGCGACCCCTTCTTCATCCAGCCCTGA
- a CDS encoding methyltransferase domain-containing protein: MASPQFDGSPSSEPGSGALGATGAPSVLDLVRLNPDPVFPPGGQALYRQLALLTEIGAEHTVLEVACGRGLGTEFLAETTGAECYGLDPNPVLIQEAEQRIRASEHSDRVHFETGSLEDLPYRDEIFDVTIGGIGLAALADPGAAVRELARVTRPMGSVVLVQLIWTGNVDSARREELIAHLGARPLLLVEWKQLLRDVGVVELHVEDWSDYASPFRPSLPRPFRDISEILSLRQKAQILHRAFRRWGWRGVRGAVMREIEIHRLLTRERVLGLSLIRGTKWEPTEE; the protein is encoded by the coding sequence ATGGCCTCACCGCAGTTCGACGGCTCGCCTTCGTCGGAACCGGGGTCGGGTGCCCTGGGGGCCACCGGCGCGCCGTCCGTGCTCGATCTCGTCCGCCTCAACCCGGACCCGGTCTTCCCTCCCGGAGGGCAGGCGCTGTACCGGCAGCTTGCCCTTCTCACCGAGATCGGCGCGGAGCACACCGTGCTGGAGGTGGCCTGCGGCCGGGGTCTGGGGACCGAATTCCTGGCCGAGACGACCGGTGCGGAGTGCTACGGCCTCGATCCAAACCCGGTGTTGATCCAGGAGGCGGAGCAGCGCATCCGTGCGTCGGAGCACTCGGATCGTGTCCACTTCGAGACCGGATCACTCGAGGATCTACCATATCGCGACGAGATCTTCGACGTCACCATCGGGGGGATCGGGTTGGCCGCGCTGGCCGATCCGGGTGCGGCGGTGCGGGAGCTGGCGAGGGTGACGCGGCCGATGGGCTCGGTCGTGCTGGTCCAGTTGATCTGGACCGGGAATGTCGACAGCGCGCGGCGAGAGGAGCTGATCGCGCACCTGGGGGCGCGCCCGCTCCTCCTGGTCGAGTGGAAACAGCTCCTCCGCGACGTAGGCGTCGTCGAGCTCCACGTCGAGGACTGGTCCGATTACGCCTCGCCCTTCCGCCCCTCCCTCCCGCGACCCTTCCGCGACATCTCCGAGATCCTCTCCCTCCGACAGAAGGCGCAGATCCTCCACCGGGCATTCCGACGCTGGGGTTGGCGAGGGGTGCGCGGCGCGGTCATGCGCGAGATCGAGATCCACCGACTCCTCACGCGTGAGCGGGTCCTGGGTCTCTCTCTCATACGGGGGACGAAATGGGAACCCACGGAGGAGTGA
- a CDS encoding murein L,D-transpeptidase catalytic domain family protein, which produces MRPSTYTLLLGTVLGLSSCSLPGGTWSTYYSQQRLHPRPSAPAESRAAPRSLTILEAPRLPVTTTVQVPHRVAALQRLERQVGRLSHPSALHVAFEAYWNFRSAHPEQVRNPYFYFVDYGLESDEPRGYVFDMDALTIVEGPFTVAHGRGSEEGMRGIPTRFTNIMDSAASSLGLYLTQETYRFVGTSAGRRYHSIGLRLHGVSGSFNSAARKRGIVVHGAPYVTPTKAGRSEGCPAMEMDRAERLIPLIANGGLVFLFSPRDASWMRNDPWVSGTGSRLAAAE; this is translated from the coding sequence ATGCGTCCATCAACCTACACCCTCCTTCTCGGCACCGTTCTGGGTCTATCGAGCTGCAGCCTTCCGGGCGGGACCTGGTCTACCTACTACTCTCAGCAGAGGCTGCACCCGCGCCCCAGCGCCCCGGCGGAGTCGAGAGCGGCTCCACGCTCCCTCACCATCCTGGAAGCCCCTCGGCTGCCCGTGACCACGACCGTCCAGGTGCCGCATCGCGTGGCGGCGCTCCAGAGGTTGGAGCGCCAGGTGGGCAGGTTGAGCCATCCCTCCGCGCTCCACGTGGCCTTCGAGGCATACTGGAACTTCCGCAGCGCCCATCCCGAGCAGGTGCGGAATCCTTACTTCTACTTCGTCGACTACGGCCTGGAGAGTGATGAGCCGCGGGGCTACGTCTTCGACATGGACGCCCTCACCATCGTCGAAGGACCCTTCACCGTCGCCCATGGGCGTGGCTCCGAGGAAGGGATGAGGGGCATTCCCACCCGCTTCACCAACATCATGGACAGCGCAGCCAGCTCCCTCGGTCTCTACCTCACCCAGGAGACGTATCGCTTCGTCGGCACCTCGGCCGGACGGCGCTACCACTCCATCGGGCTGCGGCTGCATGGGGTCTCCGGGAGCTTCAATAGCGCGGCGCGCAAGCGCGGGATCGTAGTTCATGGAGCCCCGTACGTCACCCCCACCAAAGCCGGTCGCAGTGAGGGATGCCCCGCCATGGAGATGGACCGAGCCGAGCGGCTGATTCCGCTGATCGCCAACGGCGGCCTCGTCTTCCTGTTCTCCCCCAGGGACGCAAGCTGGATGCGCAACGACCCCTGGGTGTCGGGAACCGGCAGCAGACTGGCGGCAGCCGAGTGA
- a CDS encoding sigma-54 dependent transcriptional regulator: MSSVPVKILIVDDEEALRELLTVRLEHWGYECRAASHVGEAERLITTFEPDVVLSDVVMPGVTGLDLLRRLRAAGRGRQPVVLMTAHGSIDTAVEAMKQGAVDFLTKPLDNDKLRAVLEDVTEELNSRRRAQALEESIERDGPLARLVGRSAPMMELRRLVELVASSDAAALITGESGTGKEVVARAIHDLSDRRDGPWVAVNAAAIPESLIESELFGHERGAFTGAIRARAGCFEQANGGTLFLDELAEMPISLQPKLLRILESGRVRRLGGGQEIPFNVRVLAATNQNPMAALQEGQLREDLFYRLNVFEIAVPPLRERKDDLPLLAQHFVREFNEKHGAEVYGLRDWTLDVLRAYRWPGNVRELRNLVERAVIVARSGWLEPGHFPAYMREAVQQQEPVVVVPVGTPAAEAERQLILKTLEHVGYNKAEAARRLQLDVKTVRNKLRAFGEEG; the protein is encoded by the coding sequence ATGTCATCCGTTCCGGTAAAGATCCTGATCGTAGATGACGAGGAGGCGCTGCGGGAGCTGCTCACGGTCCGGCTGGAGCACTGGGGATACGAGTGCCGGGCCGCGAGCCATGTAGGCGAGGCCGAGCGCCTGATCACCACCTTCGAACCGGACGTCGTGCTCTCCGACGTGGTGATGCCCGGGGTGACCGGCCTGGACCTGCTGCGGCGGTTGAGAGCAGCCGGCCGCGGTCGCCAGCCCGTCGTTCTCATGACTGCCCACGGCAGCATCGATACCGCGGTGGAAGCGATGAAGCAGGGGGCGGTGGACTTCCTCACCAAGCCGCTGGACAACGACAAGCTCCGCGCGGTGCTCGAGGATGTGACGGAGGAGCTCAACTCCCGCCGGCGCGCCCAGGCGCTCGAGGAGAGTATAGAGCGCGACGGGCCGCTGGCGCGGCTGGTGGGGCGCAGCGCCCCGATGATGGAGCTTCGCCGCCTGGTGGAGCTGGTCGCCTCGAGCGATGCCGCCGCCCTCATCACCGGCGAGAGCGGCACCGGGAAGGAGGTAGTCGCCCGCGCAATCCACGACCTGAGCGACCGCCGTGACGGGCCGTGGGTCGCGGTCAATGCCGCGGCGATCCCCGAGAGCCTGATCGAGAGCGAGCTATTCGGGCACGAACGGGGCGCTTTCACCGGAGCGATCCGCGCCCGCGCGGGGTGCTTCGAGCAGGCAAACGGCGGCACGCTCTTCCTGGACGAGCTGGCGGAGATGCCGATCAGCCTGCAGCCCAAGCTGCTCCGCATCCTGGAGTCCGGCCGCGTGCGGCGCCTCGGCGGCGGGCAGGAGATCCCGTTCAACGTGCGGGTGCTCGCCGCGACCAACCAGAACCCCATGGCCGCACTGCAGGAGGGGCAGCTCCGGGAGGACCTGTTCTATCGTCTGAACGTCTTCGAGATCGCGGTGCCGCCGCTGCGCGAGCGCAAGGACGATCTACCGCTGCTCGCGCAGCACTTCGTGCGCGAGTTCAACGAGAAGCACGGCGCCGAGGTGTACGGCCTGCGGGACTGGACCCTCGACGTGCTGCGGGCTTATCGCTGGCCGGGGAACGTGCGCGAGCTGCGCAACCTGGTCGAGCGGGCCGTGATCGTTGCGCGCTCCGGCTGGCTGGAGCCCGGACATTTCCCCGCGTACATGCGAGAGGCGGTCCAGCAGCAGGAGCCGGTGGTGGTCGTGCCGGTCGGCACCCCCGCGGCCGAGGCGGAGCGTCAGCTCATCCTCAAGACCCTCGAGCACGTGGGGTACAACAAGGCCGAAGCCGCGCGACGGCTGCAGCTCGACGTCAAGACCGTGCGGAACAAGCTGCGCGCGTTCGGAGAGGAGGGCTGA